Within the Bacteroidales bacterium genome, the region AGTCCCAGTTCGGAATCCATTTCCCACCCTTTATCAATTACTCTTTTATACGCAGTTTTAAAAGATTCTGTGACCAAATTGGACGATTTGAACCATGCTTCAAGATCTTCAGGCGATGAAGCGTCTATTTTTATATAGTTGTTTACAAATGTCAATGCACTGGTGACACGGGCATCATCTTTTTTATTAGATTGGCTACACGAGATAAGTAATAAAAACGCTAGAGGTATTATTTGTTTCATCATATTTCACACAGTTTTTATTTGCAATATTAATAACTAAAAGTCTTTAACAAATGTAATGATTTATTTTACAATATATGCTTTTTATATATACCTACACTCCTTTTAAATACTGTGAAGTTGGTATTCAGATACCTCCAAAATGTGCGTTAGGACATCGGATCAGGTTGGTTTGTTGGGTGAAATAGTATTGACTTTAAGCTTTATAGAAATAAACCCTAAAAGTTGTACAACTTTTAGGGTTTATTTCAAAATTTTAATATCCGACGATTTATAGTCTGGCCTTTACCTTTTTACTTTCTTCTTCATAACCGGGTTTATCGAGTAATGCAAACATGTTCTTTTTGTATGCTTCCACACCAGGTTGGTCGAATGGATTGACACCAAGCAGGTAACCGCTGATACCACATGCAATTTCAAAGAAATAGAAAAGTTTCCCTAAGTTGTATTCATTGATGGCCGGTATTTCTATACGGATATTGGGAACACCTCCGTCAACATGTGCCAGCATGGTTCCCAATTCAGCCATTTTATTCACTTCATCGATCCGTTTGCCGGAAAGGAAATTAAGGGTGTCAAGGTTTGCCGGATCATTGGGGATGCGTAATTTATGGGCTGTGCGTTCAACAGAAATGACCGTTTCAAAGAGGATGCGCAATCCTTCCTGGATGTACTGACCCATTGAATGGAGGTCAGCTGTCAGGGTGACTCCTGCAGGGAAGATGCCTTTAAGTTCCTTGCCCTCGCTTTCCCCGTATAGTTGTTTCCACCATTCGGTAACATAGAGTAACTTAGGATGGTATCCCGCCAGTATCTCAACGGTCTTTCCGGTTTTGTAAAGTTCGTTGCGGGTAGCCGCATAAATAGCCGCTATATTTTCTTCAAAAGGAACTTCCGGGCCTGTCGCTTTCTGCATATCCACGGCTCCCTGCACCAGTTCCCTGATATTGAATCCTGCGATGGCAATAGGCAGTAATCCGACAGGGGTAAGCACCGAATAACGGCCACCCACATCATCAGGAATCACAAAAGTACGGTAACCTTCCTGTACAGCCAGTGTCCGCAGAGCGCCACGTTTCTCGTCAGTGATGGCAACAATATAATCCTTGGCCTTTTCCTTACCGATTTTACTTTCCAGATGGTCTTTCAGTATGCGGAAAGCAACGGCAGGTTCAGTGGTGGTACCTGATTTTGAAATAACAACAATACCATATTTCTTGTTTTCCAACAAATCCAGCAATTCATATAAATAGTCCTCACTGATGTTTTGTCCGGCAAAAACAACTTTCGGGCTTTCATTTTCTTTCATTTGCCAGAAATTATCGGACAAAGCTTCCAATGTTGCTTTAGCTCCGAGATAAGATCCACCGATGCCTATCACCACTACTATTTCGGCATTTTTCTTGTAAAAAGAGGCTACATCTTCAATGGCGGCAAAGTCTTTATCTTTGATGGAGGAAGGGAGGTCTACCCATCCAAGGAAATCGCTTCCCTTGCCGGTTTTTTCATACAGGGCTTTTACATATCCCAATGCCTGATCCTTATTGGCATATATTTTTTCTTTTGATACGAAATCAGTGACTTTTTCGATATTCAGCTTCATACTAATGATTATTAAATGGTCTTTATTTTCAGATAAGCACTCAGTGCTATTTATTATTTTCTTGAGCTAGATTGATCAAATTGGTTACGTTCATTTAAATATGTCATTAATTGACATTACTTAATAAAATATTTTGTCAATCAATGAATACTTCCAGTATTTCCGTTGGTTCCGATGGAATCAAACGGATGTTTTTGAGCACAGCAGGTAATAATATGGTTTCACCTTTGCGGATATCCGTTATTTTACCCGGTCCGTATTCTATGGAACAGCTTCCGGATGTGCAGATATAGATAACAAACGAATCGATAGCCTGATAATCCTTTTCCATGGATTGACTGATACTGATTATGTTCGTGGTAAAATAGGGACATTTCACCAATTCGGCAGTTCCCTGTTCTTTTTTCCGGTATTGGGTCTTATAATGATCATGGTAAGAATAGTCGATCGCATCAACTGCCAGTTCGGTATGCAATTCACGTGATTTTCCGTCCGAGTCTATCCTGTCCCAGTCATAAATTCGATAGGTAACATCGGATGTCTGCTGGATCTCGGCGACCAGGATATCCTTGCAGATGGCATGTATCCTGCCTGCAGGAATGAAGAAGACATCACCTTTGGATACTTTTTCCACATTCATGATGTCTTTTAATTTTTTTTCGTCCAGCGCTCTGAGATAGGTAGTTTTGTCCATTTTCTGATTGAAGCCGACAATCAGGTTACTGTCCTTATCGGCTTCCATCACATACCACATTTCGGTTTTCCCGTACGAATTATGCCGTTCAGCAGCTAACTGGTCATCCGGATGTACCTGTATCGAAAGATCATCCTGTGCATCAATGAATTTGATCAGTACAGGGAATTCGATGCCGAATTTATCATAAATGGTATCTCCTACCAGGTCGCCCATATAAATTTCAATCAATTCCTGGAGATTATTATTTTTAAGGAATCCGTTTTCAACCACCGAGATGTCACCTGATACACCGGATAATTCCCAGCTTTCCCCACAATGATCCGTCTTTGTCTTTTTCCCTAAAACAGTATGTAAGCGATCGCCTCCCCAAATACGTTCTTTTAATATGGGCGTAAATTTTAAAGGATATAAAGATTGTTCTGTAGACATGATGTTGAGATCCGGATTATTTGTAATAAAACCTTTCAAGAATGTGGATGTAAAATTAATGAAACTATCATTTTTTACAAAAATATTCAGGAAACAAAATCAATGATGTTCTGCATTTTCAAGGTTTTCAAAACTTTGGTACAGTGGGCTCTTATTTTCTCAGATATACTTCGAATGAATAGGCATAAGGATGTTTTTCGTCTGTTTCGTGACGTTCGGATGATTGTAACTGCCAGATATCCGGATCTATATCAGGGAAATATACATCCGCCTCGAACCGGTGATGTATGCGTGTTATATATAACTTCTGTACATAGGGCATCATTTGCCGGTATATTTGCATCCCACCGGTGATGAAGCATTCTTCGCTATCATCGCATTGTTCCAGTGCATCCTCTATAGAAGATACCACAATACTGCCCGGTGCTTCGGAGAAAGATTTGCTGATGATAATATTTTTTCTTCCGGGCAAAGGCTTTACCGGTAAAGATTCATAAGTATTCCGTCCCATGATTACCGGATGCCCGAGCGTAGTGCGTTTAAAATATTTCAGGTCATTAGGGAGATGGGTGAGTAACTGGTTATTGTATCCGATGGCATTATTTTCATCGATAGCGACAATGGCAGAGATCATATTCAATGATAGATTTAGTATTTTACTTCTTTTCCTTTACAAAAAGTTTTGGCAAGCCGGTATTCATTGTCTAACAGGTTAATGTCCGCATCTTTTCCTGTTTTCAGGGAACCTTTTCTCTGGTCGATCCCCATCATTTTGGCGGGATTTGTTGACGCCATTTTTACAGCATCTTCCAAAGGGATACCAGCCAGGGTGATCAGGTTCCGGAACATGGCATCAAGCGGAGTGACAGATCCAGCCAGGGATGTACGTTGCTCATTCAATGCAATTCCGTTTTCGACAATGAAAGTGTGTCCATATACATGGTAAACACCTCCGTCTTTGCATCCCGACGCGCCATTGGCATCGGAACATATCAATAGTTTATCCGCTCCTTTACAGCGATAAGCGATTTGGATCAGCGGAACCGGTACATGATAGCCGTCAGCAATAATTTCAGCATAAAGCGTGTCCAGCGTAAGCGCGGCTTCTGTCATTCCGCAAATCCTGAATGGCCCTTCCTTATGTACCTGCGACATGGCATTGTACAGATGGGTAACACTATTCATGCCAAGAGCAGCTGCTTCCAGCATCAGGTCATAGTCGGCATCGCTATGTCCTCCGGATACGACTATTCCCATCCCGGTAAGTTCTGATATGCGTTGCAGGTGGTGTTCTAATTCGGGAGAGAGCGTAATGCGTTTTATGATATCCTTATAAGTGTTGATGACAGGCAGGTATTTTTCATCAAAAGGAATAAAATATTTCTCAGACTGGCTTCCTTTATACTTAATGTTCAGGAAAGGGCCTTCAAGATGTGCTCCCAGAATATTCCCTTCCGGATTTTTATGCATGTATTCCCTGATGATCTCAAATCCTTTGATGATCTTATTGAAATCGTCGGTAGCCAATGTCGCGTACATTCCGGTGACCCCATGTCTCAGGTGGAAATTAGCCAGTGTTTCTATCGATCCGACTGTACCGTCATTAGCATCTGCACCATTACCTCCGTGGCAATGGGTGTCGATAAATCCGGGAATGGCTGTCAGCCCGCTACCGTCAATCTTATTTCGTATGTCATGTGCTTCCGGATTGTCACTGATCCCGGTGATGACACCATCTTCAAAAATGATCGATCCGTTGTTGATGGTCCGGTCTTCGGTAACGATGCGGATATGGTTGATGCTGGTTTTTGTCATATCGGGTGTTCTTATCCGCAAAGGTAAGAAATAAACACCGGATCACACGGATGTCTGAATGTAGAATAACAAAAGACACACTACATACTGTTGGTGAGCATGTAGTGTGTCTGTTTGGGATCATGTTGATCAATCGTTGTCCAATGATTTTACCGTTTCCGCAATTCTTACAAATTCACGGCGGTATCCTTTAGGATCCTTTCCCAATCCGGATTCGGCCAGGGTGATCACTTTTTCATAGCTTCCATCGCCTTTGAAATCAGATTTGCGTAACAGTTGCCCGAACATAGCCACGGCTGCAGCAAACCGGAAATCATCCGAGACATTATTTTTTCCATTGTCAATCACCGCTACTTCCATTTTATGGCTTTTCCCTTCATCAGGACGTTTATAACGTAATTTTACGGTGAGCAGGTCCGATGATTGGCTTTTGATTTTCGTATTTTTCGTGTTTGACTGGTACTTCAAGTCATCCACACTGCCTGGTCCTTGTACTCCGACCGGAACCACTTCATAAAAAGCAATGATACTGTGTCCGGCACCAATTTCTCCGGCATCTTTGGTGTCATCGTTGAAATCTTCCTTGTTCAGCAAGCGGCTTTCATATCCGATCAGACGATAGGATTGTACCTTTCCCGGATTGAACTCGATCTGTAATTTTACGTCTTTGGCAACAGTATGCATGGTGGAACCGAATTCCTGTACCAGCACCCTGTTGGCTTCCTGGAGATTATCTATGTAAGCATGGTTGCCATTTCCTTTTTCAGCAAGGGTCTGCATTTTGCTGTCTTTATAATTACCCATTCCGTAACCCAGTACTGTCAGGAAGATACCGCTCTTCCGTTCTTCCTCGATCAAGTTTTCCAGATCTTTGTTGCTGGATACTCCGACATTGAAATCTCCGTCTGTGCAAAGAATGATACGATTATTGCCGTCTTTAACCAGATTTTTTTTAGCAATCTTGTAAGCCAGTTGTATCCCGGCTCCTCCGGCCGTTGACCCCCCGGCAGTAAGTCCGTCCAGGGCATCACGGATCTTCTGCTTGTCGGAACCTGGTGTCGAAGGCAGCACTTCTCCTGCAGCGCCGGCATACACTACGATAGCAACTCGGTCTTTTTCACGCAGATTGTTGACCAGTAATTTTAATGATGATTTTACCAGATCGAGACGTGTCGGACCAAACATGGAGCCGGATACATCGATCAAAAAAACAAAGTTGCTGGCAGGAAGATGCTCGCTTTCAATTTCTTTAGCCTTGATTCCGATACGGACGAGACGATGGGAAGTGTTCCAGGGACATTCCCCGATCTCTGTAGTGATGTGTACCGGATCTTTGCCATTGGGTTTTGTATCGTTGTAGCTGAAATAGTTCACCAGTTCTTCAGTGCGGATGGCGTCTTTCGGAGGCATTTGCCCCTGATTGACAAAACGGCGCATATTGCTGTATGATGCAGCATCCACATCAATGGAGAAAGTAGATAGCGGATCATCCAGTGCATTTTTAAACCTGTTTTCCCCGAATGAAGCATACTCTTCAGTCTGCATGGGGATGCTACGTTGCATTACCGCACCTATTACAGATGCTTTTCTTTGTGTGCCGAATGCTACTATTGTTACTTCATCAAGCTGTGCTTCTGCTTCTTTCATATGGACATCATGCGTGCTTTTTATGACTATGACTTCTTGTGTCTGATATCCGACAAAAGAAAATACCAGTATATCTCCCTTTTTTGCCTGGATACTGTACAATCCGTTGATGTCGCTCACAGTACCAGTCCGGGTGCTTTTTACGATGATACTTGCCCCCGGTAATACGCCGCTTTTATCCGTAACCCGACCTGTGACTGTCATTGTCTGGGCACTTAGATGAAATCCGAATAATAATATTATCCATAAAAAGGCCCACTTTGTTTTTGCATTCATTGTTTTCATAGCTCTGAATTTTAAATTCGACATTATTTTTCTATATAGATGCAATGTTATGTCGTATTCCATAAATCCGGAGAAATTTTTATATATTTTTAAGTAAGTTGTTGTTGATTAGTTGGTTGTGTGTTGATTTTAGATATAAGTGTTGAGTAAATTCATATTTTGGATTATAAATTTAGAATTATTTTCACGTAACCTCGTTTTTGGAGGAAGAGTAATATCTATATGTATTAAATGAAAAATAGAGAAATAAACCGGTAATTTTGAGATAGTTTCTTAGTTCTTTTGATTTACTCTTTATTTCATTCGAAAGAGCCTTCTGGCGGCAATTACCGCTTATTTTACAATTTGAAAGAAATTCTATTGTATTTATTTGAAGTTACTTTCAATACGTTATTCAAAATTGTAAATTAATTTTAAATTATAACTAAAATTGATTTTTTAACTTTATTTTATCTAAAATATTGTGATTTTGAAAAAATGTTATCTTTATTTGCATTGTTGTTTTGATAATGTAGTAAAAATAAGAAAACGGTTATGAAATTCACAAAAATGCAAGGTTCAGGTAATGATTATATATATGTGGATTGTTCGCGGGAACAGATCAGCCGACCCGAGGAATTTGCCGTTCGCTACAGTGACAGGCATAAAGGAATAGGTTCTGACGGTCTGGTGCTGATTATGCCATCCGAGATTTGTGATTTTCGTATGCGCATGTTTAATTCCGACGGTTCGGAGGCTCAGATGTGCGGTAATGCTTCACGGTGTGTCGGAAAGTATGTTTACGAACATGGTATGACCGGAAAAACACATCTGACACTGGAAACCTTATCAGGGATAAAACAACTCTGGCTTTTTCCTGAAAACGGGGAAATAACAAAGGTTTGCGTAGATATGGGGGAACCTGTCCTGAGATCAACAGGAATACCGGTGGCATTACCGGAAGAACAAATAATCGCGACTCCGGTCTATTTTCCTTCGGGGTCACACCTGATCACTTGTGTTTCTATGGGAAATCCTCATACAGTGATCTTTGAAAACAATATCGATTATTTTCCATTGAGGAGGATAGGTTCTGAAATCGAGTGTTATCCTATTTTCCCTGAACGCACCAATGTCGAATTTGTGAAGTGTATCTCATCTACACACCTGAAAATGCGGGTCTGGGAACGTGGAGCCGGCGAAACCCAGGCATGTGGGACAGGTGCCTGTGCTGCACTTGTTGCCGCAGTACTTAATGGGAAAGCAGAACGAAAAGCGACGATCAGTTTATTAGGTGGAGACCTTGAGATAGAATGGCGTGAAAGCGATAACCATGTATATATGACCGGTGATGCCATTACTGTGTTTCATGGGGAAATAGAATAGTTAGAACGTTGGAAAGTCAAAAAGTTCATAAAGTTAGAAAGTCAGAATGTTGGAAAGTCAAAAAGTTCATAAAGTCAAAAGTTAGCATGGCCTTAATCAACGAAAATTACCTGAAGTTAGCCGGCAATTATCTATTTGCAGAGATTGCCAAAAGAGTGAATGTCTACCAAAAATCACATCCCGAAAACAAGCTGGTTTTTCTTGGTATCGGTGATGTTACGCGACCGCTGGCTCCGGCAGTTATTGAAGCCATGCAGAAAGCAACTCTTGAAATGGCCGATGCTGCAACTATGCATGGGTATGCTCCGTATGAGGGTTATTCATTCCTGATCGATGCCATTATAAAAAACGATTTTGAAGCCCGTGGGGTAAGTATTGATCCGGATGAAATCTTCATTAGTGATGGCGCTAAAAGTGATACGGGAAACATCGGGGATATATTGAGCACCGATAATATGGTGGCTGTGACCGACCCGGTATACCCGGTATATGTAGATACCAATGTGATGGCCGGGAGAGCCGGTGAATGGGAGGATGCTATGTGGAATGGTATTGAATATCTGCCATGTACGGCGGCGAACAAATTTGTCCCTGAATTTCCGCAAAGGCGTGTGGACGTAGTATATCTGTGTTATCCCAATAATCCTACCGGAACCACACTAACCAAAAGTGAACTGAAAAAATGGGTCGATTATGCCGTTCAAAATGATGTGTTGCTACTGTTCGATGCAGCTTATGAAGCGTTCATCACTGAAAAAGATGTTCCACACAGCATCTATGAAATTGAAGGAGCCAAAAAAGTAGCTATAGAATTCCGTAGTTTCTCAAAAACAGCTGGTTTTACCGGACTCCGGTGTGGATACACGGTGGTGCCGAAAGAGTTAAAAGGATATTCCGATACAGGAAAAACTTTTTCTTTGAATGAATTATGGCGCCGTCGCCAATCGACGAAATTCAACGGTACGGCTTATATTGTACAACGTGCGGCAGAAGCGGTTTATTCACCCGAGGGTAAACTACAGGTACGTGAGACCATCGATTACTATATGGAGAATGCAAAAATTATCCGGACAGGATTGGAGCAATGCGGAATGAAAGTATATGGCGGTATAAATGCCCCTTATATCTGGTTGCAGGTACCTGACGGAAAGTCATCGTGGGATTATTTTGATTTTCTGTTGCAAAAGCTGGAAATTGTATGTACTCCGGGTTCAGGTTTCGGGAAAAGCGGGGAAGGCTATGTAAGGCTCACTGCATTTGGAAAGCGGGAAGATACTGTTGAAGCAATAAATAGAATGAAAGGAAAGGTTCATAAAGTTAGAATGTCAGAAAGTTCATAAGGTTAGAAGGTTAAAAAGTTTATAAAGTTTATAAAGTCGGAAAGTTATAAAGTTTAGGAAGTGAAATAGTTCATCGATAAATAAAATGTCATGAAAAAGTTAAAACTGGATTTTCAATTGTATCCGCGGATAAAGAACCCCTACGGGGGATGAACTGATTCCGGGGAATAGCCTGATAGACGATGGATTATATCCCTTGTATTATCCGGACATATAAAAAAGGAATGACTGCCAAGCCCAGCGTAGTATTCGTTCGGAAAAATATACCTATTATTATCAATTTTTTCGGTTTAAGATTCAACTTTAATTTTTAGAAATCATGAACAAATCATGTTCAATATTATTCATAACAACGATGATGTTTGTTGCTCCCTTAACAAGTAAAGCGCAAGTCGATTATTCATTAGGAGCTGATATTGTCAGTTCATATATATGGCGCGGATCCCATTGTGCCGGAACAAGTATTCAACCCAGTATGGGATTATCGGTAGGAGGCTTCTCCATCGGGACATGGGGAAGCGTAGATGTGGGCGGGTTCGGACTCAAGGAAGTGGACCTGACCCTCGGCTATTCTATCGGAGGCTTCAGTATCGGATTATCCGATTATTGGTGGAACGGCGAAGAAGCTTATGATTATTTCCGGTTCAAAAAAGATTCGTCATCCCACATGCTGGAAGTGAACCTGGGATATGAATTCGGATTCGGTCTCAGCTTATCGTGGAATACCATGGTAGCCGGAGCTCAGGACAAATACCCGGACGATGATGGAGATATCCAGAGGGCTTTCTCTACCTATATCGAAGCCGGTTATTCTTTCTCCATCAAAAGTATTGACTTAACGGCGTCACTCGGCTTCAGCCCGTGGAAAAGCGATGTCATGTATACTGCAGGATATGCCCATGCGACAGACGGATTCGCAATCACCAATATTTCACTGCTTGCATCCAAAGAGATCAGTATCACCGAACGCTTTTCGCTGCCTGTCTTTACTCAGTTAACTTTCAATCCTGCAAAGGAAGATGTATTCCTTGTATTCGGATTTAGTTTCTAATATTATAATGAAAAGAAAATGAAAAAGATAGAAGCAATTATACGCAAAAGCCGGTTCGAGGATGTGAAAGAAGCTTTACTGAAAGCAGATATCGAATGGTTCTCTTATTATAGTGTACGTGGTGTAGGTAAGACACATCAGGAAAGGATTTATCGTGGTGTAGTGTACGATACCAGTTATATTGAACGTACCATGCTTGTTATAGTGGTACGTGACATAAATGTGGAAAAAACGGTTTCCGCAATTCTCCAAACGGCTCAGACCGGTGAAATCGGAGATGGAAGGATCTTTATTTCAACCATTGATGATTCCATCCGCATCCGTACCGGTGAACGTGGAGACATTTCACTATATGATGCCAAATAATCACTTTCAAAAACAATAATCATGATACATAGTATTTCAAAATATATCACAATTCTATTCATCGTTTTGTTGGTCATACCGTTTTCGGTATTGGCTCAGGCTCCCGCGACTGTTGACGTTACAGAAGTCGTCCTAATTGAAGATGTTCCGGTGATGGATACAGGCAATACAGCATGGATACTTACCGCCACTATTCTTGTTATGTTGATGACGATACCGGGGCTTGCCTTGTTTTATGGTGGTTTGGTACGTCAGAAGAACGTATTGAGCATCATTATGCAATGTCTGGTTTGTGTAGGGGTAATCAGCATACTTTGGGTTGCTTTCGGGTACAGTTGGGTATTCGGGACCGGCTTTATGGAATCAGGCAGTCCATGGGGATTCATTATTGGAGGGTTCGACAAGGTTTTCCTTAACGGGATAACACTGGATACCTTAACGAGCGGAAACATCCCTGAAATCCTGTTTGCCCTTTTTCAATGTATGTTTGCCGTAATTACGCCCGCATTGATAGTAGGAGCTTTTGCCGAGAGGATCAAGTTCTCAGGATTTCTTCTCTTTACCATTTTCTGGGCTATACTGGTATACAATCCTATGGCGCACTGGGTATGGGGCGGAGGCTGGATCGGAGAAATGGGAGCCATCGACTTTGCCGGAGGCACGGTCGTTCATATCAATGCAGGTATATCGGCACTTGTGATGGCGATTATGCTGGGGAAGCGCGAGGATTATAAACATGGACGCCCTACCACTCCTCACAACATCACTTATGTCTTTTTAGGAGCTACCTTCCTCTGGTTGGGCTGGTTCGGGTTCAATGCAGGTAGTGGGCTGGCTGCCGACGGACTGGCTGCAAATGCTTTTCTGGTAACACACATTGCGACAGCAGTTGCGGCAATCGTATGGATGGTAATAGACTGGATACACCACAAAAAACCAACAACAGTAGGTCTTTGTACAGGAGCCGTAGCGGGATTAGTGGCCATTACTCCTGCCGCAGGAACAGTCGGTGTCCTTGGTGCTTTTGTCATCGGGGCGGTATCATCCATAGTCTGTTTTTTAATGGTAGCTTTTGTCAAATCAAAGTATAAATATGATGATTCTTTAGATGCCTTTGGTGTGCATGGTATGGGGGGGATTGTCGGATCTATACTTACAGGAGTATTTGCTACACAGTTTATTACCGGTCCTGATGGAC harbors:
- a CDS encoding glucose-6-phosphate isomerase; translated protein: MKLNIEKVTDFVSKEKIYANKDQALGYVKALYEKTGKGSDFLGWVDLPSSIKDKDFAAIEDVASFYKKNAEIVVVIGIGGSYLGAKATLEALSDNFWQMKENESPKVVFAGQNISEDYLYELLDLLENKKYGIVVISKSGTTTEPAVAFRILKDHLESKIGKEKAKDYIVAITDEKRGALRTLAVQEGYRTFVIPDDVGGRYSVLTPVGLLPIAIAGFNIRELVQGAVDMQKATGPEVPFEENIAAIYAATRNELYKTGKTVEILAGYHPKLLYVTEWWKQLYGESEGKELKGIFPAGVTLTADLHSMGQYIQEGLRILFETVISVERTAHKLRIPNDPANLDTLNFLSGKRIDEVNKMAELGTMLAHVDGGVPNIRIEIPAINEYNLGKLFYFFEIACGISGYLLGVNPFDQPGVEAYKKNMFALLDKPGYEEESKKVKARL
- a CDS encoding class I mannose-6-phosphate isomerase; its protein translation is MSTEQSLYPLKFTPILKERIWGGDRLHTVLGKKTKTDHCGESWELSGVSGDISVVENGFLKNNNLQELIEIYMGDLVGDTIYDKFGIEFPVLIKFIDAQDDLSIQVHPDDQLAAERHNSYGKTEMWYVMEADKDSNLIVGFNQKMDKTTYLRALDEKKLKDIMNVEKVSKGDVFFIPAGRIHAICKDILVAEIQQTSDVTYRIYDWDRIDSDGKSRELHTELAVDAIDYSYHDHYKTQYRKKEQGTAELVKCPYFTTNIISISQSMEKDYQAIDSFVIYICTSGSCSIEYGPGKITDIRKGETILLPAVLKNIRLIPSEPTEILEVFID
- a CDS encoding dihydrofolate reductase, with translation MISAIVAIDENNAIGYNNQLLTHLPNDLKYFKRTTLGHPVIMGRNTYESLPVKPLPGRKNIIISKSFSEAPGSIVVSSIEDALEQCDDSEECFITGGMQIYRQMMPYVQKLYITRIHHRFEADVYFPDIDPDIWQLQSSERHETDEKHPYAYSFEVYLRK
- the nagA gene encoding N-acetylglucosamine-6-phosphate deacetylase; amino-acid sequence: MTKTSINHIRIVTEDRTINNGSIIFEDGVITGISDNPEAHDIRNKIDGSGLTAIPGFIDTHCHGGNGADANDGTVGSIETLANFHLRHGVTGMYATLATDDFNKIIKGFEIIREYMHKNPEGNILGAHLEGPFLNIKYKGSQSEKYFIPFDEKYLPVINTYKDIIKRITLSPELEHHLQRISELTGMGIVVSGGHSDADYDLMLEAAALGMNSVTHLYNAMSQVHKEGPFRICGMTEAALTLDTLYAEIIADGYHVPVPLIQIAYRCKGADKLLICSDANGASGCKDGGVYHVYGHTFIVENGIALNEQRTSLAGSVTPLDAMFRNLITLAGIPLEDAVKMASTNPAKMMGIDQRKGSLKTGKDADINLLDNEYRLAKTFCKGKEVKY
- a CDS encoding von Willebrand factor type A domain-containing protein yields the protein MNAKTKWAFLWIILLFGFHLSAQTMTVTGRVTDKSGVLPGASIIVKSTRTGTVSDINGLYSIQAKKGDILVFSFVGYQTQEVIVIKSTHDVHMKEAEAQLDEVTIVAFGTQRKASVIGAVMQRSIPMQTEEYASFGENRFKNALDDPLSTFSIDVDAASYSNMRRFVNQGQMPPKDAIRTEELVNYFSYNDTKPNGKDPVHITTEIGECPWNTSHRLVRIGIKAKEIESEHLPASNFVFLIDVSGSMFGPTRLDLVKSSLKLLVNNLREKDRVAIVVYAGAAGEVLPSTPGSDKQKIRDALDGLTAGGSTAGGAGIQLAYKIAKKNLVKDGNNRIILCTDGDFNVGVSSNKDLENLIEEERKSGIFLTVLGYGMGNYKDSKMQTLAEKGNGNHAYIDNLQEANRVLVQEFGSTMHTVAKDVKLQIEFNPGKVQSYRLIGYESRLLNKEDFNDDTKDAGEIGAGHSIIAFYEVVPVGVQGPGSVDDLKYQSNTKNTKIKSQSSDLLTVKLRYKRPDEGKSHKMEVAVIDNGKNNVSDDFRFAAAVAMFGQLLRKSDFKGDGSYEKVITLAESGLGKDPKGYRREFVRIAETVKSLDND
- the dapF gene encoding diaminopimelate epimerase → MKFTKMQGSGNDYIYVDCSREQISRPEEFAVRYSDRHKGIGSDGLVLIMPSEICDFRMRMFNSDGSEAQMCGNASRCVGKYVYEHGMTGKTHLTLETLSGIKQLWLFPENGEITKVCVDMGEPVLRSTGIPVALPEEQIIATPVYFPSGSHLITCVSMGNPHTVIFENNIDYFPLRRIGSEIECYPIFPERTNVEFVKCISSTHLKMRVWERGAGETQACGTGACAALVAAVLNGKAERKATISLLGGDLEIEWRESDNHVYMTGDAITVFHGEIE
- a CDS encoding LL-diaminopimelate aminotransferase, translating into MALINENYLKLAGNYLFAEIAKRVNVYQKSHPENKLVFLGIGDVTRPLAPAVIEAMQKATLEMADAATMHGYAPYEGYSFLIDAIIKNDFEARGVSIDPDEIFISDGAKSDTGNIGDILSTDNMVAVTDPVYPVYVDTNVMAGRAGEWEDAMWNGIEYLPCTAANKFVPEFPQRRVDVVYLCYPNNPTGTTLTKSELKKWVDYAVQNDVLLLFDAAYEAFITEKDVPHSIYEIEGAKKVAIEFRSFSKTAGFTGLRCGYTVVPKELKGYSDTGKTFSLNELWRRRQSTKFNGTAYIVQRAAEAVYSPEGKLQVRETIDYYMENAKIIRTGLEQCGMKVYGGINAPYIWLQVPDGKSSWDYFDFLLQKLEIVCTPGSGFGKSGEGYVRLTAFGKREDTVEAINRMKGKVHKVRMSESS
- a CDS encoding P-II family nitrogen regulator, yielding MKKIEAIIRKSRFEDVKEALLKADIEWFSYYSVRGVGKTHQERIYRGVVYDTSYIERTMLVIVVRDINVEKTVSAILQTAQTGEIGDGRIFISTIDDSIRIRTGERGDISLYDAK
- a CDS encoding ammonium transporter; the encoded protein is MIHSISKYITILFIVLLVIPFSVLAQAPATVDVTEVVLIEDVPVMDTGNTAWILTATILVMLMTIPGLALFYGGLVRQKNVLSIIMQCLVCVGVISILWVAFGYSWVFGTGFMESGSPWGFIIGGFDKVFLNGITLDTLTSGNIPEILFALFQCMFAVITPALIVGAFAERIKFSGFLLFTIFWAILVYNPMAHWVWGGGWIGEMGAIDFAGGTVVHINAGISALVMAIMLGKREDYKHGRPTTPHNITYVFLGATFLWLGWFGFNAGSGLAADGLAANAFLVTHIATAVAAIVWMVIDWIHHKKPTTVGLCTGAVAGLVAITPAAGTVGVLGAFVIGAVSSIVCFLMVAFVKSKYKYDDSLDAFGVHGMGGIVGSILTGVFATQFITGPDGQQGALYGDWHQLWVQTIATVAAIAYSAVFTYIIFIIVDKMVGIRVSPRVEEEGLDIYEHGETAYN